From a region of the Citricoccus muralis genome:
- a CDS encoding DUF1989 domain-containing protein: MPGHERYWVRPGGVTALELESGDELTVVDRFGAQAAELTVLGNGGEDFSALGLRADAPATVLGSLTEGSAFDNEQVARVVTALALRGLRPDAAHGVRLFGGWSPAGSRETFTAQRPVTAVVGNPTWAMSLEEQNPPSDLMIEVQRADPHRPREIELPPPLAEPVLDVRIDQSTAIGYEVKKGDYIQIIDVAGRQCSDFLAFDARALQEGRELGLDASTTRHIVGQAYAQPGLHGKFYNQDMDPLVSIIRDTVGRHDAFTPACNAKYYEDFGYPGHVNCTDNFNGQLKRYAVAARKSWPALNLFYNTMFDEHNMLVFDEPWSRPGDYVMMQAQQDLVCASSACPDDIDPSNGWVPTDIHLRVYSSERKFSMAITHRTNPDSVPKLTRETAFHERTSALTKQFTEYRNFWLPTHYDGYGPKAEYWACRETAAVMDLSPLRKFEVIGPDAEALLQYCMTRNIRKLSEGQVVYTAICNDTGGMIDDATVFRCSDTNFRVIPGEDYTGEWMRQVATERGLDRVWIKDSTDQLHNIAVQGPASRDILRDLIWTPPHQPDFDAVTWFRFTIGRIGDHQGTPVIVSRTGYSGELGYELFCHPSHANAVWDAVWEAGQPHGLTPLGLDALDMLRIESGLVFAGYDFDDQIDPFEAGVGFTVPLKTKEEDFSGRDSLLKRKENPQRRMVGLELAGNEPAGHGDTVHVGRFKVGVVTSATRSPILRKNIALCRMMVEHAEIGAEVQVGKLDGQQKRIPATVVATPFYDPKKEKPRS, encoded by the coding sequence GTGCCGGGACACGAACGGTACTGGGTCCGTCCCGGCGGTGTGACCGCCCTGGAACTCGAGTCCGGGGACGAACTCACCGTGGTGGACCGCTTCGGGGCCCAGGCCGCCGAGTTGACCGTGCTGGGCAACGGTGGGGAGGACTTCTCCGCCCTCGGACTGCGGGCCGATGCGCCGGCGACGGTGCTGGGCTCGCTCACCGAGGGATCGGCCTTCGACAATGAGCAGGTCGCCCGCGTGGTCACCGCCCTGGCTTTGCGCGGGCTGCGGCCGGATGCCGCCCACGGGGTCCGCCTGTTCGGAGGCTGGTCTCCAGCCGGGTCCCGCGAGACGTTCACGGCGCAGCGGCCGGTGACGGCCGTCGTCGGGAACCCCACCTGGGCCATGTCCCTCGAGGAGCAGAACCCGCCCTCGGACCTGATGATCGAGGTCCAGCGGGCGGACCCGCACCGGCCGCGGGAGATCGAGCTGCCCCCGCCGCTGGCCGAGCCGGTCCTGGACGTGCGGATCGACCAGAGCACGGCGATCGGCTACGAGGTCAAGAAGGGTGACTACATCCAGATCATCGATGTGGCTGGTCGCCAGTGCTCGGACTTCCTGGCCTTCGATGCGCGGGCCCTGCAGGAGGGGCGCGAGCTGGGGCTGGACGCCAGCACCACCCGGCACATCGTGGGCCAGGCCTATGCCCAGCCCGGGCTGCACGGCAAGTTCTACAACCAGGACATGGACCCGCTGGTCTCGATCATCCGGGACACGGTGGGACGTCATGACGCCTTCACACCGGCCTGCAACGCCAAGTACTACGAGGACTTCGGCTACCCGGGGCACGTGAACTGCACGGACAACTTCAACGGCCAGCTCAAGCGGTACGCCGTGGCCGCCCGGAAGTCCTGGCCGGCGCTGAACCTCTTTTACAACACCATGTTCGACGAGCACAACATGCTGGTGTTCGACGAGCCCTGGTCCCGCCCGGGGGACTACGTGATGATGCAGGCCCAGCAGGACCTGGTCTGCGCCTCCTCCGCCTGCCCGGACGACATCGACCCCTCCAACGGCTGGGTCCCCACCGACATCCATCTGCGTGTCTACTCCTCGGAGCGAAAATTCTCCATGGCCATCACCCATCGCACCAATCCCGACTCCGTGCCCAAGCTCACGCGCGAGACCGCCTTCCACGAGCGGACGAGTGCGCTGACGAAGCAGTTCACGGAGTACCGGAACTTCTGGCTGCCGACGCACTACGACGGCTACGGGCCCAAGGCCGAGTACTGGGCGTGCCGGGAGACGGCCGCCGTGATGGACCTGTCTCCTCTGCGCAAATTCGAGGTGATCGGCCCGGACGCCGAGGCGCTGCTGCAGTACTGCATGACCCGGAACATCCGCAAGCTCTCCGAGGGGCAGGTGGTCTATACGGCGATCTGCAACGACACCGGCGGCATGATCGACGATGCCACCGTGTTCCGCTGCTCCGACACCAACTTCCGGGTGATCCCCGGGGAGGACTACACCGGTGAGTGGATGCGTCAGGTGGCCACCGAGCGGGGCCTGGACCGCGTCTGGATCAAGGACTCCACGGACCAGCTGCACAACATCGCCGTGCAGGGCCCGGCCAGCCGGGACATCCTCAGGGATCTGATCTGGACCCCACCGCACCAGCCGGACTTCGACGCGGTGACTTGGTTCCGCTTCACCATCGGCCGGATCGGGGACCATCAGGGCACTCCCGTGATCGTGTCCCGCACGGGCTATTCCGGCGAGCTCGGCTACGAACTGTTCTGCCATCCCAGCCACGCCAACGCCGTGTGGGACGCGGTCTGGGAGGCGGGCCAGCCCCACGGGCTCACGCCACTGGGACTCGATGCGCTGGACATGCTCCGGATCGAGTCTGGGCTGGTCTTCGCCGGGTACGACTTCGACGACCAGATCGACCCCTTCGAGGCCGGCGTCGGCTTCACCGTGCCGCTGAAGACCAAGGAAGAGGACTTCTCCGGCCGGGATTCTCTGCTCAAGCGCAAGGAGAACCCACAGCGCAGGATGGTCGGCCTCGAACTGGCGGGCAATGAGCCCGCCGGGCACGGGGACACGGTGCACGTGGGCCGCTTCAAGGTCGGCGTGGTCACCAGCGCCACGCGCTCGCCGATCCTGCGCAAGAACATCGCCCTGTGCCGGATGATGGTCGAACACGCCGAGATCGGCGCCGAGGTGCAGGTCGGCAAGCTGGACGGCCAGCAGAAGCGGATCCCCGCCACCGTGGTGGCCACACCCTTCTACGACCCGAAGAAGGAGAAGCCGCGCTCCTGA
- a CDS encoding SDR family oxidoreductase — protein MESPAISQGLSAPRTALIVGASGIAGSAVARQLITEGWEVIALSRRASSGPGIRGVAADLRDPESLRAALAEERPTHVFFTAWQKQDSEAENITVNGGMVRDLLAALSHAPLQHVALVTGLKHYLGPFEAYAAGETPDTPFHEEEPRLETPNFYYAQEDELFAAASTQGFHWSVHRAHTIIGHAVGNAMNMGLTIAVQATLAKELDLDFVFPGSEQQWDGLTDMTDAGLLAEQMIWASTDPAGADEAFNIVNADVFRWRWMWPRLAADLGVPPERVVGYTDAPRPLAQQMAPHESAWTSIAEKHGLVESDISRLASWWHTDADLGREMEVVTDMGKSRDAGFLSHRRTERAFKELFDRYRSDRVIPS, from the coding sequence ATGGAATCACCGGCAATCAGTCAAGGTCTCTCCGCTCCTCGCACCGCACTGATTGTGGGTGCCTCCGGGATCGCCGGCTCGGCCGTCGCTCGCCAACTGATCACAGAAGGGTGGGAGGTCATCGCGCTTTCGCGCCGGGCCTCCTCAGGACCGGGCATCCGCGGAGTCGCCGCTGATCTGCGCGACCCCGAGAGCCTGCGAGCCGCGCTGGCCGAGGAGCGCCCCACGCATGTGTTCTTCACTGCCTGGCAGAAGCAGGACTCGGAAGCTGAGAACATCACAGTGAACGGCGGTATGGTGCGTGATCTGTTGGCCGCGTTGTCGCATGCACCACTGCAGCACGTCGCGCTGGTGACCGGGCTGAAGCACTACCTGGGTCCCTTCGAGGCCTACGCCGCAGGCGAGACTCCCGATACTCCCTTCCATGAGGAAGAGCCGCGTCTGGAGACCCCGAACTTCTACTACGCGCAGGAGGACGAGCTCTTCGCCGCCGCCTCCACCCAGGGATTCCACTGGTCCGTGCACCGTGCGCACACGATCATCGGTCACGCCGTGGGCAATGCCATGAACATGGGTCTGACCATCGCCGTCCAGGCCACGCTGGCCAAGGAACTGGACCTGGACTTCGTGTTCCCGGGCAGTGAGCAGCAGTGGGATGGGCTCACCGACATGACCGACGCCGGGCTGCTCGCCGAACAGATGATCTGGGCCTCCACCGATCCCGCGGGTGCAGATGAGGCGTTCAACATCGTCAATGCCGATGTCTTCCGCTGGCGCTGGATGTGGCCCCGTCTCGCGGCCGACCTGGGCGTTCCTCCCGAGCGGGTGGTCGGCTACACCGACGCACCCCGGCCGCTGGCACAGCAGATGGCGCCGCATGAGTCGGCCTGGACGAGCATCGCTGAGAAGCACGGGCTCGTGGAGTCAGACATCAGCAGGCTTGCCTCCTGGTGGCACACCGACGCCGACCTCGGCCGCGAGATGGAGGTCGTCACAGACATGGGCAAGAGCCGAGATGCCGGATTCCTCTCCCACCGCCGTACCGAAAGGGCGTTCAAGGAGCTCTTCGACCGGTACCGCTCCGATCGAGTCATCCCCTCATGA
- a CDS encoding ABC transporter permease, which translates to MSSDSENQVRPARTGTALLVSELGLLFRRRRTWTLLAALAAVPVLMGVAVRVTSGPPQGRGPAFLDQVATSGLFLAVAAVMVCTPFFLPLTVAVVAGDSIAGEAAHGTLRYLLVAPVRRAGLLAVKYAVALVFCLAAALVVAAVGVLTGLALFGTGPLVLPSGMTITSAETLGRIGLMVLYATVSLSGLGAIALFVSTLTDVPVGAMAAAVVLTIVAQILGALPQLEWLHPWLFTHHWMGFADLLRAPLLWDSFRENALLQAGYVAVFGALAYGRFTTKDVLS; encoded by the coding sequence TTGAGCAGTGACTCCGAGAACCAGGTCCGTCCCGCGCGCACCGGGACGGCCCTGCTGGTCTCCGAACTGGGACTGCTGTTCCGGCGCCGGCGCACCTGGACGCTGCTCGCGGCACTGGCTGCGGTGCCCGTGCTCATGGGGGTGGCGGTGCGGGTGACGTCCGGGCCACCGCAGGGCAGGGGTCCGGCCTTCCTGGACCAGGTGGCCACCAGCGGCCTGTTCCTGGCGGTGGCCGCGGTCATGGTCTGCACGCCCTTCTTCCTCCCCTTGACCGTCGCCGTCGTAGCGGGGGACTCGATCGCGGGGGAGGCCGCCCACGGTACCCTCCGGTACCTCCTGGTGGCCCCTGTCCGGCGGGCCGGGCTGTTGGCCGTCAAGTACGCGGTGGCGCTCGTCTTCTGCCTGGCCGCGGCGCTGGTGGTGGCCGCCGTCGGCGTGCTCACCGGGCTGGCGCTGTTCGGGACCGGGCCGCTGGTGCTGCCCTCGGGGATGACCATCACCTCGGCGGAGACGCTCGGCCGGATCGGGCTGATGGTGCTGTACGCGACCGTCTCCCTGAGCGGTCTTGGCGCGATCGCCCTCTTCGTCTCCACGCTGACGGACGTGCCCGTCGGGGCGATGGCCGCCGCCGTGGTGTTGACCATCGTGGCGCAGATCCTCGGTGCCCTGCCCCAACTGGAGTGGCTGCACCCCTGGCTGTTCACCCATCACTGGATGGGCTTCGCGGACCTCCTGCGCGCGCCCCTCCTCTGGGACTCGTTCCGGGAGAACGCGCTGCTGCAGGCCGGCTACGTGGCCGTGTTCGGGGCGCTCGCCTACGGCCGTTTCACCACGAAGGACGTGTTGAGCTAG
- a CDS encoding ABC transporter ATP-binding protein, translating to MSVPSADSGEAESAIRTRGLSKRFGARLAVDGLDLLVPRGSVFGFLGPNGSGKTTTIRMLLGLAAPSGGTMSVLGRPMPKAAAEVLPRVGTLVEGPAFYPYLSGTANLLRLDAANRATDPATRKRRIGRALDRVGLGQAAGLAVHAYSLGMKQRLGLANALTSQRELLILDEPTNGLDPQGTREVRHLIGSLAEDGATVFVSSHLLSEIEQVCTHAAVVGRGRLLAQGTLASLFDDGPRRILVRTRNVPLAGDVLRSLGLAPVEESVPAPGAGTLRAPLGENAPEPERIVAALVTAGVGVRGVEVEHASLEDRFVELTGEGFDVEQ from the coding sequence GTGAGCGTGCCCTCCGCCGACTCTGGCGAGGCCGAGTCGGCCATCCGCACGCGGGGACTGAGCAAACGGTTCGGTGCCCGACTGGCCGTGGACGGGCTGGACCTCCTGGTCCCGCGCGGCTCCGTGTTCGGCTTCCTGGGCCCCAATGGCTCCGGCAAGACCACTACCATCAGGATGCTGCTCGGCCTGGCCGCGCCGAGTGGTGGGACGATGAGCGTGCTCGGCAGGCCCATGCCCAAGGCCGCCGCGGAGGTCCTGCCGCGCGTCGGGACACTCGTGGAGGGCCCGGCGTTCTACCCCTACCTGTCCGGGACGGCGAACCTGTTGCGCCTGGACGCCGCAAACCGGGCCACCGACCCTGCCACGCGCAAGCGGCGCATCGGCCGGGCCCTGGACCGGGTGGGCCTGGGGCAAGCGGCCGGGCTGGCGGTGCACGCCTACTCGCTGGGCATGAAGCAGCGCCTCGGGCTGGCCAACGCGCTGACCTCCCAGCGCGAGCTGCTGATCCTGGATGAGCCGACCAACGGCCTGGACCCTCAGGGCACCCGGGAGGTCCGCCACCTCATCGGGTCCCTGGCGGAGGACGGGGCCACCGTCTTCGTCTCCAGCCACCTGCTCAGCGAGATCGAGCAGGTCTGCACCCATGCGGCCGTGGTGGGCCGTGGCCGCCTGCTGGCCCAGGGGACGCTGGCCTCCCTGTTCGACGACGGCCCCCGCCGGATCCTCGTCCGCACCCGGAATGTCCCGCTCGCCGGGGACGTCCTGCGCAGCCTGGGCCTGGCGCCGGTCGAGGAGAGCGTGCCCGCACCGGGTGCCGGGACGCTGCGCGCCCCGCTGGGCGAGAACGCACCGGAGCCCGAGCGGATCGTCGCCGCCTTAGTGACTGCCGGAGTCGGGGTGCGTGGCGTCGAGGTGGAGCACGCCAGCCTGGAGGACCGGTTCGTGGAGCTGACGGGGGAGGGGTTCGACGTTGAGCAGTGA
- a CDS encoding toxin, whose amino-acid sequence MRVHASALKHEALPEDAVQAAGWCQWIEPLDDDGWPHRELRLGFDTRARLLETVVLVFESGEQMVIRAIPARRQYWDLLP is encoded by the coding sequence GTGAGGGTCCACGCCAGTGCACTCAAGCACGAGGCGCTTCCCGAAGATGCGGTCCAGGCAGCCGGCTGGTGCCAGTGGATCGAACCCCTAGACGACGATGGCTGGCCGCATCGTGAGTTGCGGCTTGGCTTCGACACCCGTGCCCGTTTGCTTGAGACCGTCGTGCTGGTCTTTGAGAGTGGCGAGCAGATGGTGATCCGCGCCATACCCGCCAGAAGACAATACTGGGACCTGCTGCCCTGA
- a CDS encoding 3'-5' exonuclease: protein MLPWHQQIRVGFDLETTGRDPEEALVVTASLVVVDPRGQLAAAYEWLVDPGVPIPEESSAVHGVTTEKARAEGLPADQAIVEIADTLRDFFDAGIPVIAFNASYDFTVMDRELGRRGLEPLQNRWIIDPYIIDKQVDRYRKGKRTLTDVSAFYGVELLDAHTSAADSLAAVGVADQLASRYPKLQIPLADLHSFQVRWKAEQSASFQEYLRRKDPAAVINGDWPVQGR, encoded by the coding sequence GTGCTGCCGTGGCACCAACAGATCCGTGTCGGTTTCGACCTGGAGACCACCGGACGCGACCCGGAGGAAGCGCTCGTGGTGACGGCATCTCTCGTGGTGGTGGACCCGCGGGGCCAACTGGCCGCTGCCTACGAGTGGCTGGTGGATCCGGGCGTGCCGATCCCCGAGGAGTCCTCCGCCGTCCACGGCGTGACCACGGAGAAGGCCCGAGCCGAGGGACTGCCGGCGGACCAGGCCATCGTGGAGATCGCGGACACCCTCCGGGATTTCTTCGATGCGGGCATCCCCGTCATCGCGTTCAATGCGAGCTACGACTTCACCGTGATGGACCGGGAGCTGGGCCGCCGTGGTCTGGAGCCCCTGCAGAACCGGTGGATCATCGATCCGTACATCATCGACAAGCAGGTGGACCGGTACCGCAAGGGCAAACGAACGCTCACAGATGTCTCGGCCTTCTACGGCGTCGAGCTGCTGGACGCCCACACCTCGGCCGCGGACTCTCTGGCCGCCGTGGGCGTGGCGGATCAGTTGGCCTCAAGGTACCCGAAGCTTCAGATCCCGCTGGCCGATCTGCATAGCTTCCAGGTGCGATGGAAGGCCGAGCAGTCGGCCAGTTTCCAGGAGTATCTGCGCCGTAAGGACCCCGCCGCCGTGATCAACGGAGACTGGCCGGTCCAGGGACGATAA
- a CDS encoding transposase, whose protein sequence is MPVASRKGGRPFQDHRRVVEGIVWRFRTGSPWRDLPAEFGPWQTAWKRHRRFSADGTWDEIHAEILADADAVGEIDWAVSVDSTINRAHQHATNLPRDTGGSVELQESARGAA, encoded by the coding sequence ATGCCGGTCGCTTCGCGTAAGGGCGGGCGGCCATTCCAGGATCATCGTCGCGTTGTCGAGGGGATCGTGTGGCGGTTCCGGACGGGTTCGCCGTGGCGGGATCTGCCGGCGGAGTTCGGGCCGTGGCAGACGGCGTGGAAGCGGCACCGCCGGTTCAGCGCGGACGGCACTTGGGATGAGATCCACGCGGAGATCCTCGCTGATGCGGACGCTGTGGGCGAGATTGACTGGGCTGTCAGCGTGGACTCGACGATCAACCGTGCGCATCAACACGCGACGAACCTCCCGCGCGACACAGGGGGCTCTGTCGAGTTACAAGAATCTGCGCGAGGAGCCGCCTGA
- a CDS encoding LolA family protein — MASQQRSKWIPAMAVPVVVGVIALGGGLTANAQADLPDRTAEEILDLAAGHQDTSFSGTVEASFALGLPQLPTQQGPEQGGPEGSSAARAVPDGLAETFSLLSGTHEARVFADGADRVRVQVFDGTDERNVVRNGQEVWAYDSAENRATQVSLPEGTDGEGPGHGRARGGIGDLTPERLAEKALAGLDPTTQVTVGEDTRVAGRDAYTLRLDPRTPDTLVEDVTLAVDAATGAPLSVRVRAVGQEDPAIRVEYTSYSTETPDAGLFEFTPPAGAEVDRVRPDGGLWPDAHRSGPPGVGEHPAGGDTVLGSGWDAVAVIPAEKVPAGLTDSPLLDQFAMDSAEGRVLSTPLATVLLADDGRVLAGPVPLERLLEVASSG, encoded by the coding sequence ATGGCATCCCAGCAACGCAGCAAGTGGATCCCGGCCATGGCGGTGCCGGTGGTCGTGGGCGTGATCGCGCTCGGCGGGGGCCTGACGGCCAACGCCCAGGCGGACCTGCCGGACAGGACCGCCGAGGAGATCCTGGACTTGGCCGCGGGGCACCAGGACACCTCCTTCTCCGGCACCGTCGAGGCCAGTTTCGCGCTGGGCCTGCCACAACTTCCGACGCAACAGGGCCCGGAGCAGGGCGGACCCGAAGGGTCGAGTGCGGCCAGAGCAGTGCCGGACGGCCTTGCGGAGACGTTCTCGCTGCTCTCCGGAACCCACGAGGCGCGTGTCTTCGCGGACGGTGCCGACCGGGTCCGGGTGCAGGTCTTCGACGGCACGGACGAGCGCAATGTGGTGCGCAACGGACAAGAGGTCTGGGCCTACGATTCGGCGGAGAACAGGGCCACGCAGGTCAGCCTGCCGGAGGGAACCGACGGTGAGGGTCCCGGGCACGGCAGGGCGCGCGGCGGGATAGGCGACCTGACCCCGGAGCGGCTGGCCGAGAAAGCACTGGCGGGGCTGGATCCCACCACGCAGGTCACCGTGGGAGAGGACACCCGGGTCGCCGGCCGGGACGCCTACACGCTGCGGCTCGACCCGCGCACTCCGGACACGCTCGTCGAGGACGTCACCCTTGCCGTCGACGCTGCCACCGGCGCGCCGTTGAGCGTCCGTGTCCGAGCCGTGGGCCAGGAGGACCCGGCCATCAGGGTCGAGTACACGAGCTATTCGACCGAGACCCCGGACGCCGGTCTGTTCGAGTTCACCCCGCCCGCGGGCGCCGAAGTCGACCGAGTCCGGCCTGACGGCGGCCTGTGGCCCGATGCGCACCGGTCCGGTCCGCCGGGCGTCGGCGAGCATCCGGCCGGCGGTGACACCGTGCTCGGTTCCGGGTGGGACGCCGTCGCCGTCATCCCCGCCGAGAAGGTGCCCGCGGGCCTGACGGACTCTCCGCTCCTCGACCAGTTCGCCATGGACTCCGCGGAGGGCCGGGTGCTGAGCACGCCGCTGGCCACGGTCCTACTCGCCGACGACGGCCGGGTCCTCGCCGGTCCGGTCCCGCTCGAGCGCCTGCTCGAGGTCGCCAGTTCCGGATGA
- the hemL gene encoding glutamate-1-semialdehyde 2,1-aminomutase: MTENTSNTAPTTNAALYDAARAVIPGGVNSPVRAFGSVGGSPVSMVKAAGPYLTDAEGREYVDLVCSWGPMLLGHNHPAVVDAVHRAVDAGLSFGTSTPDELRLAELIASKVPVDRVRMVSTGTEATMTAIRLARGASGRNLVVKFAGCYHGHSDGLLAAAGSGVATQSLPGSAGVTEAQAAETLVLPYNDRSALEETFAARGQEIAAVITEAAPCNMGVVTPEEGFNQFLRDLTERHGALLIWDEVLTGFRASAAGYWGLSGKVEGWTPDLWTFGKVIGGGMPTAAVAGRAEVMDLLAPLGPVYQAGTLSGNPVAMAAGLATLQNATEEVYGTLSRRSQQLEELLVGALTEAGVDHSIQRAGTLFSVAFGTSAGGVHNYADAQAQDTFRYAPFFHAMLEHGVYLPPSVFEAWFVSSAHDDAAMERIAAALPYAARVAAVATA, translated from the coding sequence ATGACCGAGAACACCTCGAACACTGCCCCCACCACGAATGCGGCCCTCTACGACGCCGCCCGTGCCGTCATCCCCGGAGGCGTGAACTCCCCGGTCCGCGCCTTCGGCTCGGTCGGCGGTTCCCCGGTATCCATGGTGAAGGCCGCCGGCCCCTACCTCACCGATGCCGAAGGCCGCGAGTACGTGGACCTGGTGTGCTCCTGGGGCCCTATGCTGCTGGGACACAACCACCCCGCCGTCGTGGACGCCGTCCACCGAGCCGTGGACGCCGGCCTGTCCTTCGGCACCTCCACCCCGGACGAGCTGAGACTGGCCGAGCTGATCGCCAGCAAGGTCCCCGTGGACCGCGTCCGCATGGTCTCCACCGGCACCGAGGCCACCATGACCGCCATCCGACTGGCGCGCGGCGCTTCCGGACGCAACCTCGTGGTGAAGTTCGCCGGCTGCTACCACGGCCACTCGGACGGACTGCTCGCTGCCGCCGGTTCCGGGGTCGCCACCCAGTCCCTGCCCGGGTCCGCCGGCGTGACCGAGGCCCAGGCCGCGGAGACCCTGGTATTGCCCTACAACGATCGCTCCGCTCTGGAGGAGACCTTCGCCGCCCGCGGGCAGGAGATCGCCGCCGTCATCACCGAGGCCGCCCCCTGCAACATGGGCGTGGTGACCCCGGAGGAGGGCTTCAACCAGTTCCTCCGCGACCTCACCGAACGCCATGGCGCGCTGCTGATCTGGGACGAGGTCCTCACGGGCTTCCGCGCCTCGGCGGCCGGCTACTGGGGCCTGTCCGGGAAGGTGGAGGGCTGGACCCCCGACCTGTGGACCTTTGGCAAGGTGATCGGCGGCGGCATGCCGACCGCGGCTGTGGCAGGCCGCGCCGAGGTCATGGACCTGCTGGCCCCCCTGGGACCCGTCTACCAGGCGGGCACCCTGTCCGGGAACCCGGTGGCCATGGCCGCGGGCCTGGCCACGTTGCAGAACGCCACGGAGGAGGTCTACGGCACCCTGTCCCGGCGCTCGCAGCAACTCGAGGAGCTGCTCGTCGGGGCGTTGACGGAGGCCGGCGTGGACCACTCGATCCAGCGGGCCGGCACCCTGTTCTCCGTGGCGTTCGGCACCTCGGCCGGCGGTGTCCACAACTACGCCGACGCCCAAGCCCAGGACACCTTCCGGTACGCCCCGTTCTTCCACGCCATGCTGGAGCACGGTGTCTATCTGCCACCGAGCGTCTTCGAGGCCTGGTTCGTCTCCTCCGCCCATGACGACGCCGCCATGGAGCGGATCGCCGCCGCCCTGCCGTATGCAGCCAGGGTGGCCGCTGTGGCGACGGCCTGA
- a CDS encoding ribbon-helix-helix domain-containing protein, producing MVTDEQIQKWADEAETGYDVEELKRRGRGRPGRGAEPMQVVAVRLTAEEIAALDELAEREHLSRSEAIRRALADFAA from the coding sequence ATGGTCACTGACGAACAGATCCAGAAGTGGGCCGACGAGGCCGAAACTGGCTATGACGTCGAGGAATTGAAGCGCCGCGGACGCGGTCGCCCCGGCCGCGGCGCTGAACCGATGCAGGTCGTTGCCGTTCGTCTGACTGCCGAGGAGATTGCAGCATTGGATGAACTGGCCGAGCGAGAGCACCTGTCACGCTCGGAAGCGATCCGCCGCGCCCTGGCTGATTTTGCGGCGTGA
- the hemB gene encoding porphobilinogen synthase has protein sequence MSFPTHRPRRLRQSAAMRRLVAETRIHPADLILPVFVREGISEPVALQSMPGVVQHTRDTLKAAAAEAAGLGVGGIMLFGIPETRDATGTASLDPNGVLNDGIRAVKEEVGESMVVMSDLCLDEFTDHGHCGVLTESGAVDNDATLEIYGRMGVAQAEAGADLVGPSGMMDGQVAVIRQGLDDAGHQDTGILAYAAKYSSAFYGPFREAVDSQLTGDRKTYQMDPANRREALLEVSLDLDEGADMVMVKPAMSYLDILRDVAEASDVPVSAYQISGEYAMIEAAAANGWIDRDAAVMESVLSIRRAGADTVLTYWATELARWIKEGRL, from the coding sequence ATGTCTTTCCCCACCCACCGCCCGCGCCGCCTGCGCCAGTCCGCCGCGATGCGTCGGCTGGTGGCCGAGACCAGGATCCATCCGGCGGATCTGATCCTGCCGGTGTTCGTGCGGGAGGGGATCTCGGAGCCCGTGGCACTGCAGTCCATGCCCGGGGTCGTCCAGCACACCCGGGACACGCTCAAGGCCGCGGCCGCTGAGGCGGCAGGGCTCGGAGTGGGGGGCATCATGCTCTTCGGCATCCCCGAGACCCGCGATGCCACCGGTACGGCCTCGCTGGACCCGAACGGGGTGCTCAATGACGGCATCCGCGCGGTCAAGGAGGAAGTCGGCGAATCCATGGTCGTCATGTCCGACCTCTGCCTGGACGAGTTCACCGATCACGGACACTGCGGTGTCCTGACCGAGAGTGGGGCCGTGGACAACGACGCCACCCTGGAGATCTACGGCCGGATGGGCGTGGCGCAGGCCGAGGCCGGCGCCGACCTGGTGGGGCCCTCCGGGATGATGGACGGCCAGGTGGCCGTCATCCGGCAGGGACTGGACGACGCCGGCCACCAGGACACCGGGATCCTCGCCTACGCCGCGAAATACTCCTCGGCGTTCTACGGTCCTTTCCGCGAGGCCGTCGACTCCCAGCTCACGGGTGACCGCAAGACCTACCAGATGGATCCCGCCAACCGCCGCGAGGCCCTGCTCGAGGTCTCCCTGGACCTGGACGAGGGTGCGGACATGGTCATGGTCAAGCCCGCCATGAGCTACCTGGACATCCTGCGGGACGTGGCCGAGGCCTCCGATGTCCCCGTCTCCGCCTACCAGATCTCCGGGGAGTACGCGATGATCGAGGCCGCTGCGGCCAACGGCTGGATCGACCGCGATGCCGCCGTGATGGAGTCCGTGCTGTCCATCCGCCGGGCCGGGGCGGACACCGTGCTGACGTACTGGGCCACTGAACTGGCCCGTTGGATCAAGGAAGGACGACTCTGA